In Methanobacterium bryantii, the following proteins share a genomic window:
- a CDS encoding NAD(P)/FAD-dependent oxidoreductase has product MSQKKAIIIGAGPAGLTAAYELLDKTDIKPIIYEKSEDIGGISKTVEYKGNHIDIGGHRFFSKNDRVMKWWQNIMPLQGTPAKDDLTLGREVPLEKECLKREIGQKEAKKIAAPDPEKEDKVMLNRGRLSRIYFLRKFFDYPVKLNSNTIRNLGALRMIKIGLSYAKVTISPIKEENTLEDFYINRFGKELYGTFFDDYNIKLWGVPCSEIAPDFGAQRVKGLSITKVVTHALKSGFSKNDSIAQKNVETSLIGQFMYPKYGPGQIWEEVARIITENGGEIHFNQEAVGIEHDNNGVKQIKIKDAKTGEIKSVEGDYFFSTMPVKDLINATENVPQNVQDVANGLIYRDFITVGLLLNELKIKNKTNQKTINNIVPDNWIYIQERDVKIGRLQIFNNWSPYLVNDDSKTWIGLEYFCDEGDEYWTMSDEDFSKFAIDELVKIDIIDKKDVLDNVVIRVQKTYPAYFGTYDQFDTVKDFTNKFENLFLIGRNGMHRYNNMDHSMLTAMTAVDNIIKGVTSKDNLWCINTEEEYHEEK; this is encoded by the coding sequence ATGAGTCAAAAAAAAGCGATTATAATAGGAGCAGGACCTGCAGGATTAACTGCAGCTTATGAATTACTCGACAAAACTGATATCAAACCAATTATCTATGAAAAAAGCGAAGATATTGGAGGAATCTCAAAAACCGTTGAATATAAGGGCAATCATATAGACATAGGCGGTCACAGATTCTTTTCAAAAAATGATCGAGTTATGAAATGGTGGCAGAATATCATGCCGCTACAAGGGACACCTGCAAAAGACGATTTAACCCTTGGAAGAGAAGTTCCATTGGAGAAAGAATGCTTAAAAAGAGAAATAGGGCAAAAAGAAGCTAAAAAAATTGCAGCACCTGATCCTGAAAAAGAAGATAAAGTAATGCTTAACAGAGGGCGTCTTTCAAGGATTTATTTCCTTAGAAAATTTTTTGATTACCCTGTTAAATTAAATTCCAACACCATTCGAAATTTAGGCGCCTTAAGAATGATTAAGATAGGCCTAAGTTACGCTAAAGTCACAATATCTCCGATTAAAGAGGAAAATACCCTCGAAGACTTTTATATCAACAGGTTTGGTAAAGAACTTTACGGTACTTTCTTTGATGATTATAATATAAAACTATGGGGAGTTCCCTGCAGTGAGATTGCACCCGATTTTGGAGCCCAAAGGGTAAAAGGCTTATCCATAACTAAAGTTGTCACCCATGCATTAAAAAGCGGATTTTCAAAAAACGATTCTATAGCACAGAAAAACGTAGAAACAAGCTTAATAGGACAATTTATGTACCCAAAATATGGACCAGGACAAATATGGGAAGAAGTAGCAAGAATTATCACTGAAAACGGGGGCGAAATACACTTCAATCAGGAAGCTGTTGGAATTGAACACGATAATAACGGAGTAAAGCAAATTAAAATTAAAGACGCCAAAACAGGTGAAATAAAATCAGTAGAAGGAGATTATTTCTTCTCAACAATGCCAGTTAAAGATTTAATTAACGCTACAGAAAATGTACCTCAAAATGTTCAGGATGTTGCAAACGGATTGATATACCGTGACTTTATTACAGTAGGATTACTTTTAAATGAACTTAAAATAAAAAATAAGACTAATCAAAAAACCATCAATAATATAGTCCCTGATAACTGGATTTATATACAGGAACGTGATGTTAAAATTGGTAGGCTTCAAATATTCAACAACTGGAGCCCTTATCTTGTAAATGATGATTCTAAAACATGGATTGGTCTTGAATACTTCTGTGATGAAGGAGATGAATACTGGACTATGAGCGATGAAGACTTCTCAAAATTTGCCATAGACGAACTTGTAAAAATTGACATCATCGACAAAAAGGACGTGCTTGACAACGTGGTAATACGAGTTCAAAAAACTTATCCTGCATACTTTGGTACTTACGACCAGTTTGACACTGTTAAAGACTTCACAAATAAGTTTGAGAACCTATTTTTAATTGGAAGGAACGGAATGCATAGGTACAACAACATGGACCATTCTATGCTTACCGCAATGACTGCAGTTGACAATATCATAAAAGGAGTTACTTCTAAAGATAATCTCTGGTGTATAAATACCGAAGAAGAATATCATGAAGAAAAATAA
- a CDS encoding GtrA family protein translates to MTDIEDTIIDKLLKNQTDQTHIQFFRYMFVGGAAFLVQFAAFMIFTNVNINYLIATPLAFILGLIANYALSINWVFNKHAIDNMWSEFVIFAVIGVIGMVLTEVFMWFFVDFVGFYQIFYNVHLYNSSHNIGLYVSYVLTAALVLFWNFFARKLTLFK, encoded by the coding sequence ATGACAGATATAGAAGATACTATTATAGACAAATTACTAAAAAATCAAACAGATCAAACACATATTCAGTTCTTCCGTTACATGTTCGTTGGGGGAGCTGCATTTTTAGTGCAATTTGCAGCATTTATGATATTTACAAACGTCAATATCAATTATCTTATTGCTACACCACTGGCATTTATTTTAGGATTAATAGCTAACTATGCTTTGAGTATTAACTGGGTCTTTAACAAACATGCAATTGACAATATGTGGTCAGAATTTGTGATTTTTGCAGTTATTGGTGTTATAGGAATGGTACTAACTGAAGTATTTATGTGGTTCTTTGTAGATTTCGTGGGTTTTTATCAAATTTTCTACAATGTTCATCTATACAATTCAAGTCATAACATAGGTTTATATGTATCCTATGTTCTTACAGCTGCTTTAGTATTATTCTGGAACTTTTTTGCAAGGAAATTAACATTATTTAAATAG
- a CDS encoding DUF2142 domain-containing protein, whose product MINKVNPQTAFLIIGLIYGLGFLLATPAFQVPDEYEHFYRSLYVSEGHVVPEKLGNLSGVYVPKSVKFTSDTVNQEWYTFLQNRDNKTNLTPLLRIPFNSKNMVFEDISRILVITYSPVPYLISAFAIDLGKLFNLAPLVLMYIGRLANLLVWVFLTYLAIKITPVHKWVFLMISLIPITLFEAASLSADSFLLGLSFLIIAVFFKYAFDDHITKIDVKKVYILFILFILLALTKWNYILLLFLIFLIPAQKFGNRKKMLQVTGLLFSAIIAVVGIWNLIVKSLYVPIIPQVSISGQITYILGDPFRFPYILINTLITNGASYQFLFIGNFWLDVPLPTWWIGAYIATIIPVALLDKSRINITRNQKSISAGIFIMNFIVACAGVYITWTPVGQNVIDGIQGRYIILIIPLLFLLLYKIRDFENYYETINGKLVIKGKPVIKIVYDNLNLILIAYVVIFLSITLLIFIFDYYI is encoded by the coding sequence ATGATAAACAAGGTTAATCCTCAAACTGCATTTCTTATTATAGGATTAATCTATGGATTAGGTTTTCTTCTTGCAACTCCTGCTTTCCAGGTTCCTGATGAATACGAACACTTCTACAGGTCATTATATGTAAGCGAAGGACATGTAGTACCAGAAAAACTAGGCAACCTGTCAGGGGTTTACGTCCCCAAAAGTGTGAAGTTTACATCCGATACCGTCAATCAAGAGTGGTACACCTTTCTTCAAAACAGAGACAACAAAACAAACTTAACACCACTTCTACGTATACCATTTAACAGCAAAAACATGGTCTTCGAAGACATCTCCAGAATTCTTGTAATTACTTATTCACCAGTCCCCTACCTAATCTCTGCATTCGCCATAGACCTCGGAAAATTATTTAATCTAGCTCCTTTAGTACTAATGTACATTGGAAGATTAGCAAACCTGCTGGTATGGGTCTTTCTTACATATTTAGCGATCAAAATAACCCCTGTCCACAAATGGGTTTTTCTGATGATATCATTAATTCCAATAACACTTTTTGAGGCGGCTTCACTTTCTGCAGATAGCTTTTTATTGGGATTATCTTTTTTAATCATTGCAGTCTTCTTTAAATATGCTTTTGACGATCATATAACTAAAATAGACGTAAAAAAGGTTTATATTCTATTTATACTTTTCATATTACTTGCACTTACCAAATGGAATTATATCCTATTGTTATTTTTGATCTTCCTCATTCCTGCACAAAAATTTGGAAACAGAAAAAAAATGCTTCAAGTAACAGGATTATTATTTTCAGCTATAATTGCAGTTGTTGGTATCTGGAATCTTATTGTTAAAAGTCTCTATGTGCCAATTATACCACAGGTATCCATCTCAGGTCAAATTACCTATATCTTAGGAGATCCTTTCAGATTTCCTTACATATTGATAAATACACTTATTACTAATGGGGCATCCTATCAATTTTTATTTATAGGTAACTTCTGGTTAGATGTTCCCTTACCTACATGGTGGATAGGTGCTTATATAGCTACAATAATTCCTGTAGCTTTACTTGATAAAAGCAGGATAAATATAACAAGAAATCAAAAATCAATCTCAGCAGGGATCTTTATTATGAATTTTATTGTAGCATGTGCTGGTGTGTATATTACATGGACTCCTGTTGGCCAGAATGTTATAGATGGAATTCAGGGAAGGTATATCATTCTTATCATTCCTTTATTGTTTTTACTGTTATACAAAATAAGAGATTTTGAGAATTATTATGAAACAATAAACGGCAAACTGGTTATTAAAGGTAAGCCTGTTATTAAAATTGTTTATGATAACTTGAATCTAATATTAATTGCATATGTTGTTATTTTCCTGTCAATTACACTTTTAATATTTATATTTGATTATTACATCTGA
- a CDS encoding DUF2142 domain-containing protein — protein MMNKFRDINPQTAFLIIGLIYGLGFLLATPAFQVPDEYEHFYRSLYVSEGHIVPEKLGNLSGVYVPESVKFTSDTVNQEWYTFLQDRDNKTDLAPLLHLQFNSKNMVFEDISRIAVITYSPVPYLMSAFAIDLGKLFNLAPLVLMYIGRLANLLVWIFLTYLAIKITPVHKWVFFMLALLPMTIFEAASLSADSFLLGISFLIIAIFFKYAFDDNKKRIGFKEIYILGILLLLVGLAKSNYILLLFLIFLIPAQKFGNRKNRILVTGSLFLVVVAVVGIWNLIVNGLYAPIIPQVSISGQIAYLLGDPFRFPYLLINTFISRGLSYQFLFVGNFWLDIPLPTWWLGFYLITIIPAALLDKNRINITRNQKLISAVTFILNAIIACALVYITWTPVGQNVIDGIQGRYFIPIFPLLFLLLYKVKDFENYYKKIDSNKLVIKDKAVVKIIRENLNLILIAYVVIFLSITLLIFITRYYI, from the coding sequence ATGATGAACAAGTTCAGAGATATCAACCCTCAAACCGCTTTTCTTATTATAGGGCTAATTTATGGATTAGGTTTCCTTCTTGCAACTCCTGCTTTTCAGGTTCCTGATGAATACGAACACTTTTACAGGTCATTATATGTAAGCGAAGGGCATATAGTACCCGAAAAGTTAGGCAACCTGTCAGGGGTTTACGTTCCTGAAAGTGTGAAGTTTACATCAGATACAGTTAATCAGGAATGGTACACATTCCTTCAGGACAGAGACAATAAGACAGATCTAGCTCCGCTTTTACATTTGCAATTTAACAGCAAGAATATGGTCTTCGAAGACATCTCCAGAATTGCAGTAATTACTTATTCCCCCGTACCTTACCTAATGTCTGCATTTGCTATAGATCTTGGTAAATTGTTTAATTTAGCTCCTTTAGTACTTATGTACATTGGAAGATTAGCAAACCTGCTGGTATGGATTTTTCTCACATATTTAGCGATCAAAATAACCCCCGTCCATAAATGGGTTTTCTTTATGTTAGCATTGCTTCCAATGACAATTTTTGAGGCAGCTTCACTTTCTGCAGACAGTTTTTTACTGGGAATATCCTTTTTAATCATTGCAATTTTCTTCAAATATGCATTTGATGATAATAAAAAGAGAATAGGCTTTAAAGAGATTTATATTTTAGGCATACTTCTCCTGCTGGTAGGACTTGCAAAAAGTAATTATATCCTACTGTTATTTTTGATCTTCCTTATTCCTGCACAAAAATTTGGGAACAGGAAAAACAGAATTTTAGTAACAGGATCTTTATTTTTAGTCGTGGTTGCAGTTGTAGGTATCTGGAATCTTATTGTTAACGGGCTTTATGCCCCTATTATACCACAAGTATCCATTTCAGGCCAAATCGCCTACCTTTTAGGAGATCCTTTCAGGTTCCCCTACTTACTAATAAACACATTTATTAGCCGCGGCTTATCCTACCAATTTTTATTTGTAGGTAATTTCTGGCTGGATATCCCCTTACCGACATGGTGGTTAGGTTTTTATTTAATTACAATAATTCCTGCAGCTTTACTTGATAAAAACAGGATAAATATAACAAGAAATCAAAAATTAATCTCGGCAGTGACTTTCATCCTTAACGCCATTATTGCATGTGCCCTTGTGTATATTACATGGACTCCTGTTGGCCAGAATGTTATAGATGGAATTCAAGGAAGATATTTCATTCCAATATTCCCGCTTCTCTTCCTGTTGTTGTACAAAGTAAAAGATTTCGAAAATTATTATAAAAAAATAGACAGCAATAAACTGGTTATTAAAGATAAAGCTGTTGTTAAAATTATTCGCGAGAACTTAAATTTAATATTAATTGCATATGTTGTTATTTTCCTGTCAATTACGCTTTTAATATTTATAACAAGATATTATATTTAA
- a CDS encoding tetratricopeptide repeat protein, whose protein sequence is MSSSDDNKKESLIKLATNIMSHNQSLESFNKGLELVNEALKLDPDYALAWNLKGNVLIGMANLEEGIECLDKAIKLDPELAAPMYSKALVYQKLGKYEEAIEYFDKSLDLGFKSFENRYVDIYFRKGLILNQIGRYGDAVESFDEILKINPYSFDALVSKSLALGFLNKYDEELECLEKVLELDPENPMIWANKSAVLNELKKFEEALKCTDKALEILEDKGLGVQNKNQNKQVTWHVRGNSFLGLKKYDEAVKSFDESLRLYSEGDIPQVYIDSLIGKGNALAGLNKFKEALECYNWVLELSPDSAAAKKGKADISAYKSEK, encoded by the coding sequence ATGAGTTCATCTGATGATAATAAAAAAGAATCGTTAATTAAACTGGCTACAAACATTATGAGTCATAATCAATCTTTAGAAAGCTTTAATAAAGGTTTAGAACTTGTTAATGAAGCATTAAAATTGGATCCAGATTATGCTTTAGCATGGAATCTTAAGGGCAACGTGCTTATAGGGATGGCCAATCTTGAAGAAGGAATTGAATGTTTAGATAAGGCTATAAAACTAGATCCTGAATTAGCAGCTCCCATGTATAGTAAAGCACTGGTTTATCAAAAGTTAGGTAAATATGAAGAGGCAATTGAGTACTTTGATAAATCTCTGGATTTAGGCTTTAAAAGCTTTGAAAATCGCTATGTGGATATTTACTTTAGAAAAGGGCTAATTTTAAACCAGATTGGCCGATATGGGGATGCAGTTGAGTCATTTGATGAAATCCTGAAAATAAATCCATATAGTTTTGACGCGTTAGTTAGCAAGAGTTTAGCTCTAGGATTCCTTAATAAATATGATGAAGAGCTAGAATGCTTAGAAAAAGTTTTAGAACTGGATCCTGAAAATCCTATGATTTGGGCTAATAAAAGTGCGGTTCTTAATGAGCTTAAAAAGTTTGAAGAAGCTCTTAAATGTACAGATAAAGCCCTTGAAATTCTTGAAGATAAAGGGTTAGGTGTGCAAAATAAAAATCAAAACAAACAGGTCACATGGCATGTCCGCGGAAACAGTTTTCTGGGTCTTAAAAAGTACGATGAAGCTGTAAAAAGTTTTGATGAATCTTTGAGATTATATTCTGAAGGGGATATACCTCAAGTGTATATTGATAGTTTAATCGGTAAAGGTAATGCTCTTGCGGGCCTTAATAAATTTAAAGAAGCTTTAGAGTGTTATAATTGGGTGTTGGAATTGAGTCCAGATTCTGCGGCTGCTAAAAAAGGAAAAGCGGATATTTCAGCGTATAAATCTGAAAAATAA
- the guaA gene encoding glutamine-hydrolyzing GMP synthase, with amino-acid sequence MLDPSDFIKESIEGIKKQIGDEKAIIALSGGVDSSVASVLVSEAIGDNLLAVFVDHGLLREGEAEYVKETFEPRLNFDCIDASAEFLKELEGVEDPEEKRKIIGEVFIRVFEREAEKEGAKFLVQGTIAPDWIESEGKIKSHHNVALPHGLVLELVEPIRELYKDEVRVVGGEMGLPDEIVNRQPFPGPGLAVRVVGKLTEEKIEICRKANAIVEEEVKKEGLDESLWQYFAVLTDTKVTGVKGDIRDFGYLVVLRMVESWDAMTANVPELPWEMIRTISARITAEVSEVTHVALSVSDKPPSTIEFA; translated from the coding sequence ATGCTTGATCCATCTGATTTTATAAAGGAATCAATTGAAGGAATTAAAAAACAAATAGGGGACGAAAAAGCAATAATAGCTCTTTCTGGAGGGGTAGATAGTTCTGTTGCATCAGTATTAGTCTCTGAGGCGATAGGAGATAACCTCCTGGCAGTGTTTGTTGATCACGGCCTTTTACGTGAAGGGGAGGCGGAATACGTTAAAGAAACATTTGAACCAAGACTTAATTTTGACTGCATTGATGCAAGTGCTGAATTTTTAAAGGAACTTGAGGGAGTAGAAGACCCTGAAGAAAAACGAAAAATTATAGGTGAAGTTTTTATAAGAGTCTTTGAAAGAGAAGCAGAAAAAGAAGGTGCTAAATTCTTAGTACAGGGTACAATTGCACCTGACTGGATAGAAAGTGAGGGGAAAATTAAATCTCACCACAATGTAGCTTTACCTCATGGGCTGGTTTTAGAACTGGTAGAACCTATAAGGGAACTTTACAAGGATGAAGTGAGAGTTGTGGGGGGTGAAATGGGTCTTCCAGATGAAATAGTCAATAGACAGCCATTCCCGGGTCCTGGACTTGCAGTCCGTGTGGTTGGAAAATTAACGGAGGAAAAAATAGAAATCTGCAGAAAGGCTAATGCTATCGTGGAAGAAGAAGTTAAAAAAGAAGGGCTTGACGAATCGCTCTGGCAGTACTTTGCAGTTTTAACAGATACTAAAGTTACAGGAGTTAAAGGAGATATAAGGGACTTTGGGTACCTTGTAGTTTTACGTATGGTGGAATCGTGGGATGCAATGACTGCTAATGTGCCTGAACTTCCATGGGAAATGATAAGAACAATTTCAGCACGAATTACTGCTGAAGTTTCTGAAGTAACTCATGTGGCTCTTTCAGTTAGTGATAAACCCCCTAGCACTATTGAGTTTGCATAA
- a CDS encoding MarR family winged helix-turn-helix transcriptional regulator → MKPDEITHETIFKMMVQFRRITKKFNELEKMSIDVGNGEKLYPSEFHVIVAVGSGYENTVTGLSRRLEITKGAVSQVVNKLQDKGFINKERNKDYGKEIILSLTEKGQNAFKIQDNFHKKMEWEFINHLEMFTPEQIDSFLHILPKIEEYIDTFLKNKK, encoded by the coding sequence ATGAAACCAGACGAAATCACTCATGAAACCATATTTAAAATGATGGTTCAATTCCGGAGAATCACAAAGAAGTTCAACGAACTGGAAAAGATGTCCATAGATGTTGGAAATGGAGAAAAACTTTATCCTTCTGAATTTCATGTTATAGTGGCTGTTGGAAGCGGTTATGAGAATACTGTTACAGGGCTAAGTAGAAGACTTGAAATTACGAAAGGCGCTGTTTCACAGGTTGTAAATAAACTTCAGGATAAAGGTTTCATAAATAAGGAACGAAATAAGGATTATGGGAAAGAGATTATCTTATCTTTAACTGAAAAGGGGCAAAATGCATTTAAAATTCAGGATAATTTCCATAAAAAGATGGAATGGGAGTTTATAAACCATTTAGAAATGTTTACTCCTGAACAAATTGACTCTTTTCTCCATATTTTGCCTAAAATTGAAGAATATATCGATACCTTTTTAAAGAATAAAAAATAA
- a CDS encoding GNAT family N-acetyltransferase, which yields MSIKTAVKDHFSYSPISRHLKNHFDYLHGFNGMKLAYQDENLLMRKFTVQDVDKCAELFKEVFSAYPWYDNWVSFEQARTYLIELIENPVFEGYVAYDGLNLVAVCFGHKKSWWMGKEFFIDEFYVRNESQGNGIGTRMMDYIKKQLIEEEYTRLVLLTNKGIPAEEFYIKNGFYNDNDRTVMIKVL from the coding sequence ATGTCCATAAAAACAGCAGTTAAAGATCATTTTTCATATAGTCCAATTTCAAGGCACCTGAAGAATCATTTTGATTATTTGCATGGATTTAACGGTATGAAATTAGCTTATCAAGATGAAAATCTTTTAATGAGGAAATTCACAGTTCAGGATGTGGATAAATGTGCCGAACTGTTTAAAGAAGTGTTTTCAGCCTATCCATGGTATGATAACTGGGTATCTTTTGAGCAGGCAAGAACCTATTTAATAGAATTAATTGAAAACCCTGTTTTTGAAGGATATGTTGCATATGATGGATTAAATCTGGTAGCAGTTTGCTTTGGTCACAAGAAGTCCTGGTGGATGGGAAAAGAATTTTTCATAGATGAGTTTTATGTGAGAAATGAAAGCCAGGGAAATGGAATTGGAACCAGAATGATGGATTATATAAAAAAACAGCTTATTGAAGAAGAGTACACACGTTTGGTTTTATTAACCAATAAAGGGATACCTGCTGAGGAATTTTATATTAAAAATGGATTTTATAATGATAATGACAGGACAGTCATGATTAAAGTGTTATAA